One genomic segment of Hordeum vulgare subsp. vulgare chromosome 2H, MorexV3_pseudomolecules_assembly, whole genome shotgun sequence includes these proteins:
- the LOC123430239 gene encoding flavone O-methyltransferase 1-like → MKEAVLEGGSAFTRAFGASWFEHAATDPHFNRVFNEAMEQHSIIITKKLLELYHGFEGIGTLVDIAGGLGAVIHAITTKYPGIKGINFDLPHVISDPQPYPGVEHVGGDMFESVPSGGNAILMKWILNCFSDQECAKLLKNCYDALPDHGKVINVECILPAKAPKPDATINSAQG, encoded by the coding sequence ATGAAGGAGGCGGTCCTAGAGGGCGGCAGCGCCTTCACCAGGGCGTTCGGTGCGTCGTGGTTTGAGCATGCCGCCACGGATCCTCACTTCAACCGCGTCTTCAACGAGGCCATGGAGCAGcactccatcatcatcaccaagaaGCTGCTCGAGCTGTACCATGGATTCGAGGGCATCGGCACCCTCGTGGACATCGCCGGCGGCCTCGGCGCCGTCATCCACGCCATCACCACCAAGTACCCGGGCATCAAGGGGATCAACTTCGACCTGCCCCACGTAATCTCGGACCCGCAGCCTTACCCTGGGGtggagcacgtcggcggcgacatGTTCGAGAGTGTGCCCTCTGGCGGCAACGCCATCCTCATGAAGTGGATCCTCAACTGCTTTAGCGACCAGGAATGTGCCAAGCTGCTCAAGAACTGCTACGACGCATTGCCCGACCATGGCAAGGTGATCAACGTGGAGTGTATTCTGCCGGCCAAGGCGCCCAAGCCCGACGCGACCATTAACAGCGCGCAGGGGTAG